Within Lytechinus pictus isolate F3 Inbred chromosome 7, Lp3.0, whole genome shotgun sequence, the genomic segment TGCATCGCATTTGTGGGTATATAGTTCAAAATTAATGCCTCTTGTTGGTAAAGTGTGCTAGTATGACATGATTGTGTGGGAAATACTTTCATATACGTTAGTGGGTACAGTGTTTTTACACATGTGGCTGATATTACACAAGCTGGCGTCACTTTGGGTGTGTTAAAAGAGATAGGAAACAATGTCTTGTTTGAATGTTCATAGATTCataaaaaattaatatcaaatgGCATAGTAATCAAGACATTTTGGGTttataattaaattttaaagaaattcgaCAACTTCTGATGAAATCTGGAAATGAAATCAACAGATCAAGTTCAATGTGTGTATCAGTGGAAATCATGCCTGCCTCTCCCAGCCCCTTTAATACTTGCCCCATGCAGTGTTCGAAACAGTACTAAATGTCCCtttaaggtgacacgacatataCTCCTGCGAAAATTGCGACAAttaatatctcagaaggcataggattagtgttaggattgtgatagagtttttggttcagaatattgtCATGATTACGATTAGGgtgtatttagttttggaggttagcttttatgtttcgcttaatgtttagaatttccatcggagcaattgtcgccagagcaaatgtccaCTAAgcctggtgccccccccccccccactgcctCTCTGAAAAGCGTTTCATTGCCGATGACACTAGCTGTAGCTTCTCCCTTATGCAGGCatgtttctcattttaacagtaatgttatgaaacatttcatgagaaatatccttaatatggataaaaacagtaatttgcacatatcccggaggtttgcacttttcccgtggaaattgttcatttgcacatatcccgtcgtcacgtttgaacagatgccgttgataaattatgacagatttgcacatttcccggcgtggcgtttgcacaaattccgttgtttgcacaaatcccggcgaaattgtgcacatataccgttgtttgcacatatcccggcgttTGCACATCTCACGGCTCCACATGGGTATTGCTTTATGACATCCGTCAAGTCGTGTGTCGTGATCAGCAGAGCGCATGCGAACTGGTTGAAGACACCCTCACCCAAGACTCTCAACACCAAGATTCAGCCAGCTTGTCAATGTAGAGTTCCCTTGTACAAACAGAATAGCCATATCCGAAGGGAAATTATCGCACCATCGCGGAAAGATTCCAAACCCGACCTTATAATATTCCGCTTTTATTTAGCGCTTTATACATCGGAAGGACGTCTCAAATCGCTTTGTACACAATTACCCCGTTCGTCGGATCCTCGTATGCCCGCACAAAATTGTATGCATTTCTTCACTCCCTGAGCTGAGAGCATTCagacaagagttccaagactcaatggTTATAGGCATATACTACATAGGCTACACACCTATCCTATATATACTGGGTACCAATTTAACACCTGGCTTGGGAGTGAAGTGCGGGTAGACgctttgccaaaggacgctaggctgCAGTGGgtttcgaacacacgaccctctgaatACAAtgcaagagtcagaaccgctacatcACGAAAGGTGCGTAACCACCATCAAATTCTACAAAGCATTCCATGGCCCCAATTATCTTGAGACAATAGTGACTCTATTATGCTTGTGCATGGGCCCATATATTTCTTTGTCGTAGTTGATGCTGGATACGCTAGCGCAAGAAGGCCTCAGAACACATAAATGTAGTTGAAAAACAGTCCTTATAGTTGGTATGGGACGCTCCAAAATCTCCATTCACCATTCTCAAGCGTCGAACCTCTTTGCTGACTACGCCATAAGctcttcagtttttttttaagaaatgctACATGAGGGACCTTAAATGTCATGGTAAAGcaggtgtaaaaaaaatcaatgtgcaAGAATTGGTCAGATTATTGATTTGGGCGATGGACACGAAAGCATCTCCTCTGCTTCTGCAAGAAAGCTACTGCGCTACGATCTCTTGATTTTGTGCCATATTCAGACAAAATACCGAATACAGATATATGACATTATATAATAATCacaggtttagtaaatgccgtagaaataaaatcgtagattttaaaaggagcatagctctcaaaaatgaaaggtaaagtcacactcttcgtcagtgcccatgatgtgacgaaaaaagagaattcaaaatccgtttctgaaacagtcgtgaaaaacacgtctgttcatgagcatacggattgtgaaactcacctttcaaagaaatcaatgcgCTGAAGATGGAGGAAGCGCACTGTAAAAGACGCATCTAAAGACGCGCGTTACCATGACTGCAAGATGACAATGGCGAATCTCCGGCTCCAAAtcaggaaaatctgaaaagggCCTCACCGCCAACAGTCGAaatacatatacagtgcgtcccaaaaaaaactatacacttttgaaatggctgccaaataaaaaatatagcattatgggaatttttttttacatttatggaaagccaataaagtcaactttcaaatgacaccaaaaaattggaaaactgtttatgcttgagcgagcactgccaactgaaacaaagggtatgaaaattagggtgggctggaattagccttccaatttatgtcagtttttaagaggcaaatcctttcgaacttgcaaagttaagggtgttgtgataaattaatgatcaaccgtaaccagttttggttgcttatgcaaattctataaattattaaattgaactttaatgcatgagtgaacacaaattacacttttggggcagcatttcaactttatcatttggatctctttttgggcagcatttcaactttatcatgtggatctcagcagtgtgttcatgggagtcgggagaatagggggtgagataggacttaagtgggagaagtattGATGGAAttagggtcaacagaacattcagcccccgccccctccctctttcccgccctcccctcctgttgagagactgatggctattgtcatgcaagcgtgaagtccagagcggaatgttgatttaatgattaattctgaattggggcatcaactttttcctatcaatcatttcatcaacaatttatcagtaaatcaactcattcaatgtgcaatgtgatcaatcatacattcagttttttttcaatgaattatttcattaatcatcataatcattaaatttcttggtaataattcaataaacaagtgaccatcagccaccggtcacttggcagctaagttttgaataggctacaatccaggaagtgagacagagaggggggctgggaaatggaggtggagtgGGGAGGGTACACAATTAtgactttcaatttgtaaaaggacaaaaagaagaggaatgcccttttaaccaagtcttagcatatctcgccctcttgcttgtaacaggtaccatcacattactctgactctcacgaacacacttctgaggtccacaagacgaatatgctacactaaaattacaattcctgttcactcatgcattaaatttcaatttagtaactcatgaaatttgcctaagaaaccaaaacttatctcactcattaatttagcttagcaagttccaaaggactaatcactcaaaaaaactgtaaggctaattcctgcccagcctagccgagcttagtgTCTGAGGAGGAAAGAAGCGGGGCTggggggttgagatggagggaggggttgctaaatgttctgttgacctctatcccatcaacgtacttcacctacctaagtcatattaccccctcttctcctgactttcataaacacattgttgagatccacatgataaagacaaaatgctgcactaaaaattgcaattcacgatcactcatgcattaaatttcaatgtaataaacgcattaaattttcacaaacaacaaactatcacaactgatctttaattcaccaaagaaccctcaactttgcaagtaccaaacaaaaaacctgaaagaaattggaaggctaattccggcccaccctaattttcataccctttgtttcagtgggcagtgctcgctcaagcatgaatagttttccaactttttggtgtcacttgaaagttgactttatgggctttccatatctataagtcatttcccccaaagtgctatattttttatttggcagccatttcaaaagtgtatagttttttttgggacgcactgtatatgacattatatatatgtatatagtaTAGCTGGTCCCGGTATGGTACTGGATGAGATTAGATGGGTCCATCATGTGTTAACAATGTTTCACATATCCCAGTCTCTATAAGAACATTACGTTACAATGTGTGTCACGGGAAATTGTAGACATAGAGAGCAAATGTAAACTGTTCGTGGGCATGTCTTTTcaatgttgattttgtttatattaCGAATTTTATTGGTATCAAGTCATcttgttgtttaaacttttatttGCAATGAATATTAAACAACAGTACTAAGCAATttaatttgcacaatttttttattccgACCAACAATTTCAATGGCTGGTAATATGCACAAGTAATACATTAAAGACGTTTCATATTTATTACACATGAACATAATacatctatcatgtctatatcAGTAAGCatcagaaaaaattgaaaacactAACAGCATCAGGAGAATATTGCGAAGTTTTCATTTGCTAACATAATTGCGGACTTTACATTGTATTAGCTTTACTCGAAAATTGGGGGGAAAAAGATGAGCATAGATTGTTCCATGATATTATTAATTGAATTACATGACTGATTGCCTATGTATTCATGTCTGAAAATGCGAACTTCGTTTTATACATATTATCATGTCACAATAACACCAAACTCCTGTGGCcactttatttgatttttttttttatacctctCGCTTTGTTGTGGCGCAATTTCTCAAATATGTCTGAAATAATACTAACAGCAACAGGGGCGGCGGACCGAAgctgaaagtggggggggggcacaaggAAAAAATGGcactatcttaaaacaaagggaaaaaaagactcatctacagtggcgtaatggggccaaaattttgagggggggggggctagatatgTCACATCACATacaattaataagaagttgcgagcgagcgaaaattttaacacttttataatgaaaatccaGTTTTGTGATAGATTAGGATTACTCTTACAATTTTTCCTTCATAAGAAGTAAcatataaaaatggaaatattctTTTCTGGTTTCAAAGGGGCATTCGtgaacacataaaacgggtccttctcaggtgaaaggggcacagaacatgtCTGTGAGGAGTACCTTTCTTAGGTAGAAAAGGGTCACTGATACAAGAAAAGGCACCTATCagaaggcaaaggggcacttgCTAACGGCATTAAACGGGTCCTCAGGTGacaggggcacagaacacgtttgTGAGGGGCACTATTCTTGAGTAAAAAGGGGCAATGATTCGGGAAAGGTCACTTACTAGAAGGCAAGGGGGCACTTGCTCACACATAAAACGTGTCCTCAGGTGAAAAAGGCAgtgaacacgttcgtgagggggcattttttaatgtaaaagttgacacttatacgagaaagggcacttggtaacactTAAAACGGGTCCTCCTTAGGTGAAACTTTGTGAAAGGGGCACATTATACGTTCGTGAGGAGGCTTTTTTCTTGCATTAAAACGGGCACTTTTTATGGCTTCAAAAAGTGGGAGGCACTGTGTCCCCGCCCCCGcccccaggatcgccgccccCTGAACAGCAACCTCACTTATTGTAGCCTTAAAGATGCATGAGGTAATGTGTTCATCAGAATAATTCTTTATTGGCTCAAGGCAAAGGCAAACCCTAAAGGAAGTATCAGAGAAAGAATTATGCTGGTTGTCATAGCATCAGTACCAGAGTCGGTTGTTAGCAGGTCTACAGGCTGTGAAGTCACAATCATCGGAGGTAATGTCGTAGTGCTACCAAAATCAAAGACACCCATAACAGCGTAGTGGTCTGCTAGATCTGTAACCGTCATGTTGAGGAGACACCTCTCAGAGTTGGCATAAGTTGGTACTACTGCTAATGATAACATGCAGACATCAAACGGTTCTTGAGATCTGGGTCGAACCACTTCTAAGGTAGAGCTGCTTGGTTGAAGGTGAGATTTACTAAATACGGCATAGTCGATCCAAGATGTGCCGTTTGAAACAAGGAGATCGTTTTCAGGTCCATCATAAGTGTAAATTCGATCTCCGATAAAGTTTGGAATGGCTGCATCAAGGGCTTGCATAACATTATTACCATGTCGCGTTCCATTTCGGGCATTCAGATCCCCTGCGTAGATGACTGGCTCATCATCGGGAATATTCTGTTTCATCATCAATTCATGCATTTCCTCTGCCTGCGAGACACGGACGATATCTGCTGTAGGACGCGATGTTGCTTGTAAATGTGTTCCCAGAATGTGGTAAGTCATGCTAGTACCGTCAACAGTTTTCTCAACTTTAGCATAAACAGCACCTTTTCCAGATATTGCGTCAGCCGTTGCCATGACTGAATCGGTGTAGATACAGTTATCTTCCTTGATGATAGGCCAACGAGAGGCTATAAATACACCACCATTTTCTAGTTTGGGTATCCGTGGTGGATCACCAACAGTATTAGTGTAGTAGATGAAGCCATATTGAGTCAGAATATCTCGAAATGTGAGTATGCTGGCTCCAATGGTAGAATTGAACTCAGAGAAACATCCTCCCATGAATGCCTCGTTGAAGACAATCACATCAACATCGGGATGCATTTGAACAACCTCACGAGGGATGCGACAAGTACGTTCCCGTTGACCATTCTGGTAGTAGAGGTATCTTAGCTCCCAGACGTTGTATGCTATGACACGGAATGTTGAGACTGGGGTAGGAGGAGCGAGAGGGATGGGTGGTGGAGAAGCGCATAGGACTTTTGTTCCATCTGTACATGGTTCAAACTCTCCACCGTTTGGATCCTCACAGATGAAGTCTAGACCGAACAGGCCACAAGACGTCTCATCTGCTTTGCATTTGTTGATATCTTCCTCATCACCTATccaagtaaaagaaaataaagaaaatataattcttaTTAGAGTGATACCTCAGTGCTTCAAGTAAAAAGGGGTTTTTAAAAACGAAGCCGAGTAACTTCTTTAATCCAAGGGTACAACTTCTGTGATCTAATATGCGCAAAAACATATTTATCTgcacaaaaataatatatccCATACCAATTCTGATTTCTCCCCCTGGATTTGATACCATGACATTATCGTGCTTTCATTTTAGAATCACCCTcagattcataattatgttatgaaaaGTACATCATATGCATAGCATTTAGAAATGTATGCGTCTACTGTCCGTCATATACGAAAGCACTATAATTTGTTCAATTTGTATATTTACCATTCAAATCGTTTTATGGAATATTATACGGGTACTGATTTTGTTAATACTTACCCAACCACACAGTTGGTGTTCCCTCATCTACGTCACACGACCCTGAAAGTAAACAGTGGTATCAATTTGGTTAATTATTTATCcaaatgaattatatatatatatatatatacacacatatatatatatatatatatgaatatatatatatagagagatagagagagagggggggagtcGATGTACTAATCTAGGCTTGAGGTAGGTATCCTACATAAATAGTAACATAATTACCATTCACCtgtatttttaattattctGTTGCAATTGGCGTAGAAATAATACTGTAAAAGGAggacataattatgttatgaataaacataatcTAGTTTATTTATTGAGAATTTTCACTGAACTATTATGGTTTAAGCACAACCTTTGGGCGTTGAGGCATGTCACTGTTTTCTAGAATGTGAAAGTCCGTTTTCTACATTAACTTCTGACTGACAAGCCTTTGTAAAACCCAGATTA encodes:
- the LOC129266054 gene encoding sphingomyelinase C-like, whose protein sequence is MHLSALCFTATALFFVIQAKGSCDVDEGTPTVWLGDEEDINKCKADETSCGLFGLDFICEDPNGGEFEPCTDGTKVLCASPPPIPLAPPTPVSTFRVIAYNVWELRYLYYQNGQRERTCRIPREVVQMHPDVDVIVFNEAFMGGCFSEFNSTIGASILTFRDILTQYGFIYYTNTVGDPPRIPKLENGGVFIASRWPIIKEDNCIYTDSVMATADAISGKGAVYAKVEKTVDGTSMTYHILGTHLQATSRPTADIVRVSQAEEMHELMMKQNIPDDEPVIYAGDLNARNGTRHGNNVMQALDAAIPNFIGDRIYTYDGPENDLLVSNGTSWIDYAVFSKSHLQPSSSTLEVVRPRSQEPFDVCMLSLAVVPTYANSERCLLNMTVTDLADHYAVMGVFDFGSTTTLPPMIVTSQPVDLLTTDSGTDAMTTSIILSLILPLGFAFALSQ